A single window of Nicotiana sylvestris chromosome 5, ASM39365v2, whole genome shotgun sequence DNA harbors:
- the LOC104216203 gene encoding protein GAMETE CELL DEFECTIVE 1, mitochondrial — protein MRALQRILTNLSQNSLPKPLKKFNFVKPFSTGNNDWSSNFGGTGSSTDDLGWDVGSNSWSTGLTKEHFDGEVVGRHMGSGPPPGSGPINVPSGGPSVGGFSSARWTDEEMDKVKELQAENRKGKAFVDGWDARMKDISVLMKQVMEPGARGSYLKDSEKTEMYKKHKENPELYTVERLAKDYRIMRQRVHAILWLKELEEEEEKKLGRPLDDSVELLLDTCPEFFNSHDREFHVATLPYKPDFKVMPEGWDGTTRDPDEMHYEISMKEDEMLYQEFVQRMNFNKMKMANKVKCHKYSRRRPSNGWNFTVEMLGSRGKRGNGGGWKFISQPDGSSRPLDEFEKMFVKRETPRRRKKILP, from the exons ATGCGAGCTCTTCAACGAATCTTAACAAACTTGTCGCAAAACTCACTTCCCAAACCCTTAAAAAAATTCAACTTTGTCAAACCCTTTTCTACTGGCAATAATGATTGGAGTTCCAATTTCGGAGGCACCGGATCATCTACAGATGATTTGGGTTGGGATGTGGGTTCGAATTCATGGTCTACTGGTTTAACAAAGGAGCATTTCGATGGAGAAGTTGTGGGCCGACACATGGGTTCGGGTCCGCCTCCGGGTTCGGGCCCCATAAATGTACCATCTGGCGGCCCGTCTGTTGGGGGGTTCAGTTCAGCTAGATGGACTGATGAAGAAATGGATAAAGTGAAGGAGCTTCAAGCCGAGAATCGAAAAGGGAAAGCTTTTGTTGATGGATGGGATGCGCGGATGAAGGATATCAGTGTTTTGATGAAGCAG GTAATGGAGCCAGGTGCAAGGGGGTCTTATTTGAAGGATTCAGAGAAGACAGAAATGTACAAGAAGCATAAGGAGAACCCAGAGTTGTATACTGTTGAGCGCTTAGCAAAAGATTACAGGATCATGAGGCAGAGGGTTCATGCAATTCTGTGGCTTAAGGAACTTGAGGAGGAGGAAGAGAAGAAGCTTGGACGTCCATTAGATGACTCTGTAGAGCTCTTGCTTGATACATGCCCAGA ATTTTTCAATTCTCATGACAGGGAATTTCATGTTGCAACTCTTCCTTATAAACCTGACTTCAAGGTCATGCCTGAGGGCTGGGATGGGACTACCAGGGATCCTGATGAGATGCACTATGAAATATCAATGAAGGAAGATGAGATGCTGTATCAAGAGTTTGTCCAGAGGATGAACTTCAACAAGATGAAG ATGGCGAATAAAGTGAAATGCCACAAGTATAGCCGCAGGCGTCCTTCAAATGGCTGGAATTTCACTGTTGAGATGCTAGGATCTCGTGGCAAGCGTGGGAATGGTGGTGGTTGGAAGTTCATTAGTCAACCTGACGGTTCCAGCCGACCCCTTGATGAGTTTGAGAAGATGTTTGTCAAGAGAGAGACCCCACGCCGGCGGAAGAAAATTCTCCCATGA